A region of Rhodospirillales bacterium DNA encodes the following proteins:
- a CDS encoding PaaI family thioesterase, producing the protein MSVWIEEVEAIRGRLAPPGPLPLERIADWPGSRVFAAIGAGELPSPEFAAEAGIYPIEVGGGRAVFQADPARAFRNVMGTAHGGWIATLLDTALAVAVHATLPPRTFASTIEMKVNYVAPVTAATGPVRAIATVLSSGRTLATSEAKLVDEAGRLYAHATETVAIVPLRAPH; encoded by the coding sequence ATGTCCGTCTGGATCGAGGAAGTCGAGGCCATCCGCGGCCGCCTGGCGCCGCCGGGCCCGCTGCCGCTGGAGCGCATCGCGGACTGGCCCGGCAGCCGCGTCTTCGCGGCGATCGGCGCCGGCGAGCTGCCGTCGCCGGAATTCGCCGCCGAGGCCGGCATCTATCCGATCGAGGTCGGCGGCGGCCGCGCCGTGTTCCAGGCCGATCCGGCGCGCGCCTTCCGCAACGTGATGGGCACGGCGCATGGCGGCTGGATCGCCACGCTGCTCGACACCGCGCTGGCGGTCGCCGTCCACGCCACGCTGCCGCCGCGCACCTTCGCGTCGACCATCGAGATGAAGGTGAACTACGTCGCGCCGGTGACCGCGGCGACCGGGCCGGTGCGCGCCATCGCCACGGTGCTGTCGAGCGGCCGGACGCTGGCGACGTCGGAGGCGAAGCTGGTCGACGAGGCCGGCCGCCTCTACGCCCACGCGACCGAGACCGTCGCGATCGTACCGCTGCGGGCGCCGCACTAG